The sequence below is a genomic window from Uranotaenia lowii strain MFRU-FL chromosome 2, ASM2978415v1, whole genome shotgun sequence.
gaaaattagaattaaaaacGTTCACGcattttttagataatttgaTATTAGTTATTGTTGTTAAAGAATAATGTTACCCATTGGAAGGTTAATGGAAAATGGAGTCATGAACATTTATCTTGGTTTAAAATCAGcgtcaaaaaaaatatagctCCGATCAAATCTAAGAATTTTGGTATTTTGGCCTTCTGATTTGTTTGTAAAGCGATGTCAATCGTAGAAGGCTTTTTTCTGGacctttgaaaatctgtaaTCGTGATATAAAAAATCGGTTTTGGTCAAGCCTCAATTACCATGGCTTGAAATGAGTTTAAACTTTGGAATACTATCTCAAAATATGTATTCATAGAACCCCCAAACCCTGCAAACTTATAACCTTGGACCTGAAGTTCCAGGCGCTTAAAGTCCTGGCTCCCCTAAATAACTCGAGCTTGAATATCTGGGGCCTGGACAATCTGTGACTGCAAGTACTGAGCCTACAGACCCTGAGTCTGTAGCCCCTGGGACTAGTAGGACCAGGTAATATCCTGAAAACTCTATTATAGTTCTAGAAACCCTGAGCCTGAAATCTTTGAATCTAGGTCCTCGTTTTTCAAAGCCTAGATTTAAAGACAGCGAGTGTGTCCgccgtagaccgtccctccttAAGCCGGTCTGACGACATACCCCCCCGAATCTTAACATTATTGATCTCCCGTCGCGAAACTTGACCGTAGGACCTTCAAAACCTGTTATCTTGGATTTTGGACCTTTAGTTTCTGGGCTCCTAGATCTTAATAATATGGTCCTTGAATCTCTGAGACCTTAACACATTAACACCTTAAGCGGTTTACTTCATTGTATTTAAATTGAATACCAAGGTGAGCGACCGCGTCCTCTTAGTTTGGTACTTTTAGTCCAAAGGTACAATAACTCATGGTATACATTACGCTCTAAATTCCATCTGAAACTTTCCCTTCAAAGTAAGAGGTCAATTTGCGCTAGCGTTTTCCAGATTGGATGGTAATAAACTCGTGGTGGCACAAAGATTCACTACATTTTTAGGAGGACCACGTCGTCCGCGATTATCATCAGGTCCGAGCCAAGTATTGACCCTTGCAGAACACCCGCTGAAACCTTTAGAGTCTTCAATCTCTCTGCTGAGACGTGCCTTGCATCTAGAGTAAAAACCGAGTGAAATTCTCGTTATGTTTGCTGTCTCCATAACTGAGCGAATGGCATCTACTGTACGGAGATCAttcgagaaaataaaaaaatctcatcatTACGACTCGAAGTCTGAACTCTCTtttaacgacttgagaaccgacatctcctcgcagcGACTCGAGGCTCCCACATAAACTTCTCCTCTTCGtgactcgaggcctgatctctcctctcaCGGCGTGACGTACACATaactctcctctgcacgattcaatcCCCGACCTTTCTTTTAGCGACTCGAGAtatgacctctcctcgtaatgactcgaggtcaACACCTATACCCCTCCTTTTGTCGATTGAAGGCCTGGTCTTTCCTCTAGCGACTCAGGACCCGaccttttttttcgtaaatactCGGGGTTGGCAATACAAACTCTCCTCCTAAagactcgaggcctgacctctcctctaacgactcgaaacccgaactcttatctccaggattcgaggtttgccacctttatGCTCGTCGTGTGCCGATTGGGAACAGCTcaacgcaactactcggatgtttcccgacgaaGTTGTCATCCTACAGAGACTCGAATAGCAGACCAGGCGTCGAGTAGCACTCTatccgtgggtattccccgatcgtggaataaccctttcccaacgatttccactgcgaagaaggtaaagtctaATCCCCGCAGCTTCGATCGTTGGGAGccgttctactcagatactcctcgaaggtggagcatcctacgcacgaacgaacccacggcatccgctacgcatatgatgttgccttatctctgtagcttcaaaccgtggggttgAACGCATTCTACTCGAAAGCCCCCCGTCGATATCGTAGAGCAGCATCCTGTAGACATATCAGTTGGTATGCCGACAGGTCCCTTGTCCCTAGTTTTGGAAGATGGTCCATTATCAGCCTCATAGTTTGATCGAGTCATAGCCATTGAGTATCGAGTCCTTCAACACAACACGTTCCTTGAGGAAGATGCCCATTAGCATCGAAACGTAGGATcaaacaaaacatcgttccaagaaaatgaagactgatatgccgaaaaacaattacgtttagaaaatgttttaatttttagatgGTATTCTATAAGTCCGTTGACTCCTTCTAGATAGCTTGAGTTTCGGCAATACAATACAGgttgaaattatcatgacaatttttttaccagtttttattatttttaaaactgaataaAGAATTCCTCCAAAAATGTTTCATAGTTCACATTTTCTATTCCTGCAACTTATTCCGTTTAAGATGTTCCAAGTAAGCCTCGTAGTCTTGCAAATCGTAGATTTTCTTCCCTGAAAAGTTCAAATCTTGTCAACTCAACTCCGCGCGTTGAAATTCACTTTTAAACTTACCAGCTTTCTCCGTTCCCTGTCCCCAAGTGCCCAACAATATAAAGTTTCCAATATAGTTAGCATTTCTCGGGGGCCAATAGCACTCGCTGCTCATATAGTTACAACCTCGGGTCAGCACTCGTGTTCCAATTCCTTTCTGAAGCAGATCCTTAGCAACTTCCAGCGTTGTGTGTACATCCCAAGATTGGCCATCCAGCCGCACCGTTCCTATACGGCCGTCATCGTCAGTTGGGCTGGATTCTAGCAAATGTATGATCCTTGGATCGATGGCGTCATACTTGCGAGATTGCGTTGTTGTTTTGGCAGAGATTAGCACTGCAGTTGTGAGTAAGAGGAACAATTTTAACGTCATTCTTGGACTGGGATGTGTAACGGACTGAGAGATGATCAATGCTGTCGACCAGATggttgccttttcaatgcaaagTGTTTTCTGCTGGTGATTGAGTTCAATTGccttatttcaaaacattttgtgCAATGCACAAAAAGCTATAGATAAGCCTAGTTGAGGCAACTATTGGATGagcttacttaaaaaaaataatgagagcttgctgtaaaaaattgtttgttgatGACTTTTTGAATTCAAACCATTCTCTTTGTTATGACTTTGGTTTCTcctttaaattttcgtttaaagttgaattaaaaaaaatatatccaattttatttcaatttacgtGATTTTTTCCACCTACTTCACTCCAAACGTAATCAATTAAATGGTTTCGCGAACTCCCGGAGAAAACCCTTCCAGCAGCCACACGACTTGTAGTTCCGGTTTGGGTCGCAAATTTATGGCCACTTCGTGCGCCCGGTGTCAGTGCTCCCAATTCCGTTtcccaaaataaaatacaaCTTCCATCGCAGTGAAATGGGTCAGCGTGAATGTATTTTAAGAAACCCGATACCCGTATTTAGCGTAGTACCTAAGTAGCGAAATGTAGTTTTCCTTGGCGTTTTTTGCACTAAACTAACCGAGCTATTTTTGAATACAAATGGAAAATGCTGATGGTGGTCAACCGGAAGTTGCATTTCCGCATTTTTATGCACACTTTTACTGGAGTGTATTCGTTCCAGAAATTGTTTGAGGTATCTTAACacataaacaacaacaacaaccgaaaACCGGGATTCAACCTCCCACTTTTGGGGGAACAGTTCAAATACCGAATCGTTGAATGgattgaaaacaaaaagaaaaaaaaaacaacaaacaaacaacctgAATGGAACAGTTTCAGTTTTTAATCCTTTCACTCAATCCAGTCAGTGTTCGAAATCACTCCCGAATGAATGATGGCACGTGTTTTGTTCGTGTTGTTTAACCTACTTCTGTGTGAACGCTGTATCTACTATCGCTTGATGAAAGGAGTGACAAAGGATTTACAATCGGATGAgtcctggaggaggaggaggaacAGACTGTACTTTATTAAACGGTCCTCGAACAGTTTCTTCACCTTTTCACCTATATTCTTTGGGAGGTCGGATGAGGGTGTGTCgatgttgaatttaaaaaaaaagtataatcagtttctgaaaatcaaaactagaaagtTAGTTTGTCgtttgaataaaaagaaaatatggtAGCTACTTGATGTCTTCTCATAGTAATTTAACCTGAAGTTCCAGGTAACTTGCACTGAACGAATTCTAAGTATACCGTTACCGAGATTAGATTTTATGACAGCTGTCTTAAAAGACTAGATGAACGCTATCCTCTGGGCCACGGTCGGAGGCCATTGGCAATCACAACTGGAAAAATATTCACCGTCAAGCATGACAGCCGCTTcattgatcacatcccttcctgGCTAACTCAATTTCTTCATAAAGAGGTATAAAGATCATACAActgcaaatttacaaattttcaaaatgcagtTTTTGCTTCAACTCACGACGAGATGGATCAAACCTCCTTAGTCTATGACCTTGGattatcaattttgaatcttttacgGATAgctcccaagtaacacagattaagcaaactagcatttgaaagttttattatagttttattaCGGCATATCCTAAATGTAGCTAGTTTTCTTACTGTTTTATTGGGGTCATGAAAAATgcttagattcttgattcaaccatttgttttcaggtagttttgaaaatgctaataaagcttttaaaaaatatactgtTTATGTTGTTAAGAAAGTGTACTGAATTAtcttttaaaattccaacaaaacATAAACTAAATGGGAAGTTTgttccaagcttttttttttacctataAAGGCACGCAGTACTTGATATCAAAACCGTAATAAAATTAGGTGACAgctctcgatcaagatgtcaaaacaggacacgctcaagctacacttcaaaatgctgtaaatcactgaaaattgtatgaaactcacAACATGGTGATTTTTGGGGCAAAtttcgggatgaataaacctacttggtttaaaatccctgagaaaaaaggtaTTTgggaaagggctaaacgagtagaggTCGAATTTTgctttctgacgccatcttgaaatcggCGTCTTCCActtaacttgaaaatactgaaaattactgaaaattgcatgaaatgttaaTGAGGTTTTCCacaatttacagcattttaaagatcaGCGGAAGTCACTTTCTTGGGTGACGTCAGACagtgaaatttgacttctacttgTTTAGCCGTTTACGAAATATCCGtcttagatttcaagatggcgtcagatagcgaaattcgatttCTTTCAGTTTAGCTTTTTCACCTACTACCAATATTGTAAGGGTTTCATATGATTTTCAGTCATATACagcatttcaaaattcagtggaagccgtcatcttggatttcaagatggaaccaggtagcgaaattcgacttcttctagtttagctaTTTTACTCAATACCTATAATGTGggaatttcatgcgatttttaatcatttacagcatttaaaaaGTTCAGCGAAAgatgccatcttggattttgagATGActtcagacaacgaaatttgacttcgaGTGAGAGAATCATTCAGCCGGAcgttcacaaccaatcccttatttatttcatttaaaaagtctgTCCTAATTGTACTAAATCtgtactgtactaatgattaacaactcagaaatgagaaaTTCATCCTACGCGTGAAATTATTAAGTTCGCTTGCGACAGAAACGTCAAAATTAGATATTTATACGGGTCTCATAAAACCGTGATAAAAGccattatgtatgtatgtgcaGTTGCGTTAAGAAAACAATTAAATCGCGTGAAGCAGCACACTCGCTTCCAACTTTGACCAGCTGCCATTTCTGTgtgggttgatattttttcacgaaattttcacaaaatctatccaactaacactccacaaaatttgaaaactgtactatgactgaaaaaagatacagctatgtgaaaaaaggaaacttgagattgcttcacaaaattcactgtgtttatgattattttcattgaaaatagttggaatttgttcaaaagatgtaaaaatgtttcatcTAGTATCTGGCTGAGTTTCATCAAAACCGATTGACGCGAACAAAAATGGGACCGGTTTAAAAATGAGGCTCATTATTGTCCAAcaggcgatttcattctttttttttttttgacggatgtttgtatggaagatatcatatttatttttttatatgatttttctttcacaatTTAAAAGTTCACCACtttaaatatagtaaattgaTAAAGTATTCATTCCTGCTTTGATTGGAAagagaaaatattcaattaacaAGAGATTCTAACGAAAGAGCGAATATAACACTCGCTTCAAGTTTATATGTATAAAATTCGTATATCATTTTTTGCAGGTTGTTTCGGaaactgttaaaaatttctgtttccaatcaaatcagggatgaaattttaatcaattaccaacatttttggtgtaaatttttggttttgtttaagaaaaaatactcaaaaaaacattgattacgatattttccatacaaacatccgtccaaaaatgaatgaaatcgcCTATTGGACAATAATGAACCTGGGTCTGCAAACTTGGGTTTTTGACAGTCGTGAGAAGGGCTTCAACACTGAATTAAAAACCCTGGGTCTTCTTTTTTGGATCTTCAACTGTTTGTTGGTCTTCAAATCTAGGACTCCAAGTATTTATCTTTGATCTTCAATCTTTAATACTGGGACTTTAACTTTGAGTATTTCCCATAGTCCTCATCCCTTGTTTTCTAGCACTTTTGAACCCTGAGCCCGGAGTTTTCTTCCTCAAATTAGTTCTTTCATTTCTGAGTCTTGGTCAAACAGTCTTAAAATCAGATTCTGTACCCAGAAGTTCTTAGTccgatttaaaagaattttcaacaaagtGCCTGGCCACAATATCCAGCTTTTGATCGAGTCTTTTAACTAATCTAGATctccaaaatttataattcaaaaacttgatCTTAATATTGCAAAGTGCTATGCACAGAGTTCATCCTTGGGTTTTCAACTCTGAAACGTGATTCAACTTTTTGGATGGCATATTCGGTGAATTTTAACTCTAGACCAGGGATGAGCAAATGACGGCCCGTGGGCCGcgtgtggcccgcgagacccttatGCCCACGAAGCTTTTTTCGAATGTTtatgctttaacttttttctgcaaTGGATTGTATGAATAATTTATATGACATGATCATATAAGCACTTATCTGCATTTTCCTAACAATCATTCATATTGTTAACCTTTTTCCTAGCATTTTAAgtatttattatgttctgttcaaggcataaatGCCATGTTGTTCATTGGCATAACGTagtattggaattttttttttattcagggtACATTTAGGAATATTCAACTCCTaccactttgaaaagcaaaatccattaTAGTGAGGAAGACCAGCCAAAAATCGGAAGCTACACATGATAGAAAGAATTTCGAAGTCCGTTAGTCAAGACATTATTttcgtttccagcaaaaataaagttgtatgataaaaaaaatgctcattagataatatttttaaattattctttccaattaaaaaaaaaagattgttctgttagaataaaaatactggaaaaaaattcaaaccaaaaccatgtgaaatattttttatttctgaatattgaagtACATTACGAAAGTTGAAAGCCTGTGtgaatgtttttgaattttttatcaacatgaattaGCCGGCATGAAAGttaccgaaaaaaatataaaattttgataaaaacaatagatatttaaaattctgttaTTCGACCCAAAAGGTCTTTGGCGATTAGCAGTgatgttttttcattaaattgatAGAAAACTTATAGCAAACATCGATGAATTGagttattttactttaaaattgcATTACACATTACCAAAATCATAATATCGAAAATGCATCCCAATTATATCtgaataagattaaaaaatttaaacttcatgaaaattctagaatctagaatgtagttttaaagatagttgcttaaaaatatgtgaaaatgaatttttttttctatgattttgacaaccttgttcaacttcaattcaaaaaacgGAGGTTTTACCGTTTGAACGAAAATCTAGGttttgaggacaagttttaattgtGGAAAAACTCACAGAAAGTTAATTAGCAATTCAACGTCCTAAGAAGACGGTAATTTCtctgaatatatatttttcacactcttagttatcactgtggtgagctccaaaagatttttaaacGAAAGTGATGACGAATAGGTAGTACCATCGGTTCTAACAAGAATATTGTAAGAACGAATCTGATGTTAATTAAGTGAATTCGTTTTATCcttcctttttcagatttgtttttgccaaaaactttcagttatgaaaaatgccgcgaagctctgctaattatttaaaaaaaggatattTTAAGTGTGGCCtgccgacaagatttcaaattcaaattggcccgttggttcgaAAGGTTGCTCACCTCTGCTCtagactatttttttaaaattttacatgggGATTCTTATTCTACTGAAGTGTACTAGTAACAAACTTTGCAACTAGGGTTCGATACACGTATTTGagctatttttttcatcttggtTCTTTATACTTGGGTCTTAAACATCGAATTTTGGATTAATTATTTGTttggtgacaattttttttttacattttttcttgaacAATACGTACataactaattgaaaaaaatattttttttatataattattcaggtatgaatttttttacattaaaagttggtgatttattttaaattctaaccttcgaaaataagtcctagaagttatcaattttccatgaaattttaagaaataaatgaaagattttaaagatttcattgCTTTTACTTAAATTAGCTAGTAATGAGCTAATTCTTTTATAACACAAACATAACCATTTGCGGTTccattcagatttattttttactctTGATAActcgattttaatttaagatattAATATAAACTTTGTTATTTCCCTGAAAccaatctaatatataaagatgagttggactatatatgtttgtatgcacctaatacaaatccacaccgcttaaccgatcagcctgaaatttggtacagttatgtgtttggaccatgggaaggttttagtaatagtttcgagcccctcccacctgagaaaagggaccctcccatagaactttcgtttttttcccacaaaccaaaagtcatggcacccatttttcagaaccaattttttccctttggcggggttgttttcaccattaccatgggccgggcattagaaacgaccatcaagagttcacgtggactggaaagcaaatcaaatgatgatttcttttcgataactccaagaaacttttagtgcaactttcaacatttaagaaaaacagtgttaatttaaaaaaaagcgaaaaaaaacacacatacaattgaaaacatgccaaatgagtcttaaacatggttaaacaaggttcggaagtattttagaaatttttaattaaataaaacttaaatataccattgtacagggagatcatccatcttgaaaagtgggatagtctccaaaagagatttaagttttttgtgatagagaagaaggaaattattttgaaattcaattcataatccttaaaactataagcttcttctaaaaaaatgaaatcgataaacacagtgaataatctcaataaaaacttttaaaagacttacaaaacttacgtggccaaacatgggcccaatttcttaaaatgatgaatattaaGCTTCCAACAtgtcgaaaaatcaaacgactcattttgattaatttcttttgtgaacccgagcaaggccgggtaaaatcagctagtaaaatatattttcagctATGTTTTCACTTGAAGATAAAGTACAAATTCTTccatcaacaaaattttataattaataaTTGATTTCATAATTAGAATCtagtgaatatttgaataaaattgaaatctagATTTTTATATAACTTAACTTTGAGGTGAATGTTTCGTTCTTAGTCTAAATCTGGTCTTTTGAATCTaagctcaaatctgaattccgaatttcaaaacgatttcgGAGCTCAAGCTCCAGATAATAATTTCTATTAATTGTTAACCAAAAAGCGTTGTTTGTAACAAAATCCTTGTCTGAAAATTTCtcatttgaattcagaattcctcgatttcaatctgaattctttgttcagttattcattaaaaatttaatttgggaattgaaatgaaaattgcgAATAATGACACAGCAAGCGCGACAAGCGAAGAATGAAAAATCTCGTATTTAGTCCGCTATGTGTTAAGTTTCGATTCTGTATAAGAGTTTTAACTCTTTTAACTCttagtttaatgaaaaaatcaagcctaaataatacaaatttttaataatatcaaGTATTTTCCttcatattccgaaatgatgagtttcgagtAAGGAAAATGctagtttaagtttgaaataaataaccaagattcgaatcaggatttagtgtcaatgatgaaaaattgaaattcaagagtTCAAAGACTGATCACAGACatcgaattttaatgttaataaaCAGTTCTGAAACCACGAAATCTGGAAAAATTCTAACCTGagctttccagatatttttcggCCAGTAATCGGGCCGTGAAAATTCGAGTTATTTTCCTGATTATAAtctaatattaaaataattcaattaaaattatgaagaaaaatacTTGCATAATTTAAGCTTCTAATAATTGTTAGTGTGAATTTTGATACAATTTGCTCCAATTTGGaagcaaaataaataattcggatgactcaatttaaaattttaaacaattcggGCAATCTGGGCAAACTGACAatcttattgaaattcaatattcgggactaaatttctatcaacaagtgaggaAATCGTCGGAAAACTGTATTAGAATGGTTGACATGGGATaagattttgaggtttttgcTTTAGTcgtgagtcgagattgttacccttgaatcattttggtcattcataaatattttgattaaaaatttgaaattttcagtataGAAAAGAACATTTCGCTAGtcatttttggaccctcatagagtttttaatttttcttatattcCCATTTTACTGTAAAATTTCATTACAgtgaatcc
It includes:
- the LOC129748379 gene encoding uncharacterized protein LOC129748379, with amino-acid sequence MTLKLFLLLTTAVLISAKTTTQSRKYDAIDPRIIHLLESSPTDDDGRIGTVRLDGQSWDVHTTLEVAKDLLQKGIGTRVLTRGCNYMSSECYWPPRNANYIGNFILLGTWGQGTEKAGKKIYDLQDYEAYLEHLKRNKLQE